One stretch of Rhizophagus irregularis chromosome 6, complete sequence DNA includes these proteins:
- a CDS encoding RNA polymerase subunit AC19 translates to MDCSDNTDNNSNNGNPEENSDFEISDILNFYTEKGSVTDPQSMTFSISGEEHTLGNALRYIIIQNPEVEYCGYSIPHPSEDKLNIRIQTTENTTAIDAMRKGLEDLKSLCAKISETFYKANRDFDEKNNIS, encoded by the exons ATGGACTGCTCAGATAATACAGACAATAATAGCAATAACGGAAACCCAGaagaaaattctgattttGAAATTAGTGACATTTTGAACTTT tACACCGAAAAGGGGTCTGTAACTGACCCACAAAGTATGACTTTCAGCATTTCTGGCGAAGAACATACTTTGGGAAATGCTTTACGATACATCATTATCCAAAA tcCTGAAGTAGAATACTGTGGTTATTCAATCCCACACCCATCGGAGGATAAACTTAATATAAGGATTCAAACAACAG AGAACACAACGGCAATAGATGCAATGCGTAAAGGACTTGAagatttaaaatcattatgtGCCAAAATATCTGAAACATTTTATAAGGCTAATAGAGATTTTGatgagaaaaataatatttcttaa